In Ptychodera flava strain L36383 chromosome 17, AS_Pfla_20210202, whole genome shotgun sequence, one genomic interval encodes:
- the LOC139116296 gene encoding uncharacterized protein, which produces MLHAVETSGMLYAQYAALCKAGNIGVLGKQYRKTFISQYGPIVKRSAEESRSDALLEEIAFYEPEKRGGIEVMSDAHHAICKNAKQSDIVFLGDRTHKCVYKTCVTREDDTCSQHHEMTGERRFYE; this is translated from the exons ATGCTTCACGCAGTGGAAACAAGTGGTATGCTTTATGCACAATACGCCGCTCTGTGCAAGGCTGGTAACATTGGTGTGCTGGGCAAGCAATACAGGAAGACCT TCATTAGTCAGTATGGCCCAATAGTGAAACGATCTGCTGAAGAGTCCCGAAGTGATGCTCTACTTGAG GAGATTGCATTCTATGAACCAGAAAAAAGAGGTGGAATTGAAGTCATGTCTGACGCACACCATGCAATTTGCAAAAATGCCAAGCAAAGTGACATCGTATTCCTAGGAGACAG AACTCACAAGTGTGTCTACAAGACATGTGTCACAAGGGAAGATGATACTTGCTCCCAACATCACGAAATGACCGGCGAGCGGCGGTTCTACGAATAG